A region from the Haloarcula limicola genome encodes:
- a CDS encoding NADP-dependent oxidoreductase, which yields MPETNRVYRLAKRPEGTPDRDTFELSEESVPDPGPGEALVRTLYLSVDPYMRDRMREGESYAEPWGVGDPLRGGVVGEVVEANGAGFEAGDVVTGNLQWADYATAPGPELTPVDPDVAPVSTALGVLGMPGLTAYFGTREVAQPSAGDTFVVTGAAGAVGSVAGQLAKLQGARVVGFTGSDEKVEFLEDDLGFDTAINYKQTDDYRAALREAAPDGVDAYFDNVGGEITDAVFTQLNVDARVAVCGQISQYNDEETPVGPRKLGQLIQSRATVRGFLVGDFEPRFEQATQRLGEWVAAGDVEYRETVTEGLENAPDAFLGLFEGENIGKQLVQVGERGDQ from the coding sequence ATGCCAGAGACTAACCGCGTCTATCGGCTGGCGAAGCGCCCCGAGGGGACACCGGACCGCGACACCTTCGAACTGTCCGAGGAATCGGTGCCCGACCCCGGCCCGGGCGAGGCGCTCGTGCGCACGCTGTATCTCTCCGTGGACCCCTACATGCGCGACCGGATGCGCGAGGGCGAGTCCTACGCCGAGCCGTGGGGCGTCGGCGACCCGCTGCGGGGCGGCGTCGTCGGCGAAGTCGTCGAAGCGAACGGCGCGGGCTTCGAGGCCGGCGACGTCGTCACCGGGAACCTCCAGTGGGCCGACTATGCCACCGCGCCCGGTCCGGAACTGACGCCGGTCGACCCCGACGTCGCGCCCGTCTCGACGGCGCTCGGCGTCCTCGGGATGCCGGGACTGACCGCGTACTTCGGCACCCGAGAGGTCGCCCAGCCGTCGGCCGGTGACACGTTCGTCGTCACCGGCGCGGCCGGTGCCGTCGGCTCCGTTGCCGGGCAACTGGCAAAGCTACAGGGCGCTCGCGTGGTCGGTTTCACCGGTTCCGACGAAAAGGTCGAGTTCCTCGAAGACGACCTCGGGTTCGACACCGCGATCAACTATAAGCAGACGGACGACTACCGCGCGGCCCTCCGGGAGGCCGCGCCCGACGGCGTCGACGCGTACTTCGACAACGTCGGGGGCGAGATCACGGACGCCGTCTTCACGCAGTTGAACGTCGACGCGCGCGTGGCCGTCTGCGGTCAGATCTCGCAGTACAACGACGAGGAGACGCCGGTCGGGCCGCGAAAGCTCGGCCAACTCATCCAGTCGCGGGCCACCGTCCGCGGATTCCTCGTCGGCGACTTCGAGCCGCGCTTCGAGCAGGCCACCCAGCGGTTGGGTGAGTGGGTCGCCGCCGGCGACGTCGAGTACCGCGAGACGGTCACGGAGGGACTGGAGAACGCCCCGGACGCCTTCCTCGGCCTGTTCGAGGGAGAGAACATCGGCAAGCAGCTCGTACAGGTCGGCGAGCGCGGAGATCAGTAG
- the gvpH gene encoding gas vesicle protein GvpH: MTSDDNTDSDDGGGDSADRDGGIHIEFGLSLSDLVDGLLDGDRASDDRGSLGRRPERAGTERPSSGSDEVDGRKHDESAIDSHVRTYREGDRVTVVADLPDTDFDDVSAAVGERTNDLVILVDEAVVDRVSLPWEVFEVDAATFNNGVLEIRVQAVGDAAS, encoded by the coding sequence ATGACTTCTGATGACAATACTGATTCAGACGACGGGGGCGGCGATAGTGCCGACAGGGACGGCGGTATCCACATCGAGTTCGGCCTCTCCTTGAGCGACCTCGTCGACGGCCTTCTCGACGGCGACCGCGCGAGCGACGACCGGGGGAGCCTCGGACGTCGCCCCGAGCGGGCCGGAACCGAGCGGCCCTCGTCGGGTTCGGACGAGGTCGACGGGCGGAAGCACGACGAGTCGGCGATCGATAGCCACGTCCGAACGTACCGCGAGGGCGACCGGGTGACGGTCGTCGCCGACCTGCCGGACACCGACTTCGACGACGTCTCGGCCGCGGTCGGCGAGCGCACGAACGACCTCGTGATCCTCGTCGACGAGGCCGTCGTCGACCGGGTGTCGCTCCCGTGGGAGGTCTTCGAAGTGGACGCCGCGACGTTCAACAACGGCGTGCTGGAGATCCGCGTTCAGGCAGTCGGCGACGCCGCTTCGTAG
- a CDS encoding ArsR/SmtB family transcription factor, whose product MDLRTQALIDAVATEEAREILQLASREPMSVRNLQEEIDVSAATIYRHTDDLVEANYLKEETEITDDGDQYSTFRTKVSAVTFTVERDEFRVDVQVRDDIVDRFSRVWRSLGEGR is encoded by the coding sequence ATGGATCTGCGAACACAGGCCCTCATCGACGCGGTCGCGACCGAGGAGGCCCGAGAGATCCTCCAGCTCGCCAGCCGCGAACCGATGTCGGTCCGGAATCTCCAGGAGGAGATCGACGTCTCCGCGGCCACGATCTACCGTCACACCGACGACCTCGTCGAGGCGAACTACCTGAAAGAGGAGACGGAGATCACCGACGACGGGGACCAGTACAGCACGTTCCGGACGAAGGTGAGCGCGGTCACCTTCACCGTCGAGCGAGACGAGTTTCGCGTCGACGTCCAGGTCAGGGACGACATCGTCGACCGGTTCAGCCGCGTGTGGCGCTCGCTGGGGGAGGGACGATGA
- a CDS encoding class I SAM-dependent methyltransferase: MSEATWDVQDGAIVEQPREIRRHPLLARIYRHHDALISENLSGRTLEIAFGQHMHPAADVGLEGWPSNAQCVSNPAVAGDARSLPFEDAAFGTVVGRRFLHHVPPEDRPRILSEAARVLEPGGRIVLLEGTPGLYRRLTKGVAFRLGLLEEDTDIYGHLSEADVYELVAREFDVVAKRTLGSPLMVASIAESDLSKHLHEAYRRTQFVKWWTFVVGEKPA, encoded by the coding sequence ATGTCAGAGGCCACCTGGGACGTCCAAGACGGTGCCATCGTAGAGCAACCCCGGGAGATCCGCCGTCATCCGCTGCTGGCGCGGATTTACCGGCACCACGACGCGCTCATCTCGGAGAATCTCTCGGGGCGAACGCTCGAGATCGCGTTCGGACAGCACATGCACCCGGCGGCGGACGTCGGCCTGGAGGGGTGGCCGTCGAACGCTCAGTGCGTTTCCAACCCGGCGGTCGCCGGCGACGCGCGCTCGTTGCCGTTCGAAGACGCGGCGTTCGGGACCGTCGTCGGCCGGCGGTTTCTCCATCACGTCCCGCCCGAGGATCGCCCACGGATTCTCAGCGAGGCCGCGCGCGTCCTGGAACCCGGCGGCAGAATCGTCCTTCTGGAGGGGACTCCGGGGCTGTATCGGCGACTGACGAAGGGAGTCGCCTTCCGACTCGGCCTCCTCGAGGAGGACACCGACATCTACGGGCACCTCTCGGAGGCCGACGTCTACGAACTCGTGGCCCGGGAGTTCGACGTGGTGGCGAAGCGGACGCTCGGCTCGCCGCTCATGGTCGCGAGCATCGCCGAATCCGACCTCTCGAAACACCTCCACGAGGCCTATCGGCGCACGCAGTTCGTCAAGTGGTGGACCTTCGTCGTCGGCGAGAAACCGGCGTAG
- a CDS encoding type 1 glutamine amidotransferase domain-containing protein, with amino-acid sequence MSESESQQLDGVQVAVLVAEGTESVEFDQPKEALTDAGADVDVIGSETGEVQTVENDLNEAETVEVERAIDEVSADEYDGVVIPGGTVGADTLRSDDDVVSFVAAQVESGTPVASICHGPWVLVEADAVDGRTLTSYPSLQTDVRNAGGEWVDEEVVTDENLITSRKPDDLDAFCEAVVDAVESTAA; translated from the coding sequence ATGAGCGAATCCGAGAGCCAGCAGCTCGATGGGGTACAGGTCGCCGTTCTCGTCGCGGAAGGTACCGAATCGGTCGAATTCGACCAGCCGAAGGAGGCCCTCACGGACGCGGGGGCAGACGTCGACGTGATCGGGTCCGAGACGGGCGAGGTGCAGACCGTCGAGAACGACCTGAACGAGGCGGAGACCGTCGAAGTCGAGCGAGCGATCGACGAGGTGTCGGCCGACGAGTACGACGGCGTGGTCATTCCCGGTGGCACCGTCGGCGCGGACACGCTCCGATCCGACGACGACGTCGTCTCGTTCGTCGCGGCGCAAGTGGAGTCGGGGACGCCCGTCGCGTCGATCTGTCACGGTCCGTGGGTACTGGTCGAGGCCGACGCCGTGGATGGTCGGACGCTGACGTCCTATCCGAGCCTCCAGACCGACGTCCGCAACGCCGGTGGAGAGTGGGTCGACGAAGAGGTCGTCACCGACGAGAACCTGATCACGAGTCGGAAGCCCGACGACCTCGACGCGTTCTGCGAGGCCGTCGTCGACGCGGTCGAGTCGACCGCCGCGTAA